One Dictyostelium discoideum AX4 chromosome 3 chromosome, whole genome shotgun sequence genomic region harbors:
- the slob1 gene encoding FVYE domain-containing protein, whose amino-acid sequence MDSSTANSSGTAISKAEWKPDQSSLECNDCQLPFTLIRRRHHCRKCGSIFCDSCSSFYSILPIEYGYTGQQRLCRSCNNSFEQKKQYFETDALVAQFQLRSTAQFEYSKPLQDIGHTKHGLRKSYCMAKNSMGGGEECVVSIITPTPSSCPWSMSNEKKKRKFEKTLLSLKHPYILTPINVEVSGANDKILVIRTFFKQGSLRDQVYKSKPLSPYDTKYIYKQPKSSSSSSSSSSSSSQSQSVLPIKSIQKYCKQILESLLYLKSKGIQFSHLHLSNILINQSNDTCQLVDIENCLLGMKPLFNDYIYGIGLPQSFKDNLEVICFGHCLFEMIIGIPLGDHSNINSFIPLFPDKVFLLLQQIFSEKTPTLEELVKNPWFEVTTTIEQQSLQNGKLKKSQLTFIKDNSNKFESPKVSLSGSFSSSNISKLSSSSSNNNSNNNNNNNNNSNTFNNISSNDDKRKSMKLPSSTSLLNNSFNLSNNNNPSSPSTSTISPNSSLISSPPKTPILQTFTPPPPPPPPKSAPPPPPPPSSSKLPPSSSSRNSLLESIRNADNAKKLKKTTPNTKPKSSIGPHSLKPSSTKKK is encoded by the exons ATG GATTCATCAACAGCAAATAGCAGCGGAACAGCCATAAGTAAAGCTGAATGGAAACCAGATCAAAGTTCTTTGGAATGTAATGATTGCCAATTACCTTTCACATTAATTAGAAGAAGA catCACTGTAGAAAATGTGGTTCAATTTTTTGTGATTCATGTTCAtcattttattcaattttaccaATAGAATATGGATATACAGGTCAACAAAGATTATGCAGATCAtgtaataattcatttgaacaaaagaaacaatattttg aaACTGATGCATTAGTAGCACAATTTCAATTAAGATCAACAGCACAATTTGAATATTCAAAACCATTACAGGATATTGGACATACTAAACATGGATTAAGAAAATCATATTGTATGGCAAAGAATTCAATGGGTGGTGGAGAAGAATGCGTAGTATCAATAATTacaccaacaccatcatcatgTCCATGGTCAATGTCAAATGAAAAGAAGAAGAGAAAGTTTGAAAAAACTCTACTCTCACTTAAACATCCATATATTTTAACACCAATAAACGTTGAGGTATCAGGTGCCAATGATAAGATATTGGTAATTCGTACATTCTTCAAACAAGGTAGTCTTCGTGATCAAGTatataaatcaaaaccaTTATCACCATATGATACaaaatatatttacaaaCAACCAAAATCATCGTCATCTTCAtcctcatcttcatcatcatcatcacaaagTCAATCTGttttaccaattaaatcaattcaaaaatattgTAAACAAATATtggaatcattattatatttaaagagTAAAGGTATTCAATTCTCTCATTTAcatttatcaaatattttaattaatcaatcaaatGATACTTGTCAATTagttgatattgaaaattgtttattagGTATGAAACCATTATTCAATGATTATATTTATGGTATTGGTTTACCACAATCATTTAAAGACAATTTAGAGGTAATTTGTTTTGGTCAttgtttatttgaaatgatCATTGGTATACCGTTAGGAGATCATTCAAATATCAATAGTTTTATACCATTATTCCCTGATaaagtatttttattattacaacaaaTCTTTTCAGAAAAAACTCCAACCCTTGAGGAATTAGTAAAGAATCCTTGGTTTGAagttacaacaacaattgaacaacaatcattacaaaatggtaaattaaagaaatctcaattaacttttattaaagataattcaaataaattcgAATCACCAAAAGTATCTTTATCAGGTTCATTCTCTTCAAGTAATATAAgtaaattatcatcatcatcatcaaataataatagtaataataataataataataataataatagcaatacatttaataatatatcaagTAATGAcgataaaagaaaaagtatGAAATTACCTTCTTCAACTtcacttttaaataatagttttaatttatcaaataataataatccatcatcaccatcaacttcaacaatttcaccaaattcaagtttaatatcatcaccaccaaaaaCACCAATATTACAAACATTTAcgccaccaccacctccacctCCTCCAAAATCTGCGCCACCACCTCCTCCGCCACCTTCTTCATCAAaattaccaccatcatcatctagTAGAAATAGTTTATTAGAAAGTATTAGAAATGCTGATAAtgctaaaaaattaaagaaaacaaCACCAAATACTAAACCAAAAAGCAGTATTGGTCCTCATTCTTTAAAACCATCTTcaacaaaaaagaaataa
- the adh5 gene encoding alcohol dehydrogenase, class 3 (Similar to ADH) has product MSTEGKVITCKAAVAWEAKKPLVIEDIEVQPPQKGEVRIKILYTGVCHTDSYTLSGSDPEGIFPCILGHEGGGIVESIGEGVTSVKVGDHVIPLYIPECGTCKFCTSNKTNLCSKIRITQGKGQMPDGTTRFKCKGKEIFHFMGTSTFSQYTVLPEISCCVVREDAPLDKVCLLGCGITTGFGAAKITAKVEEGSTVAIFGLGAVGLSVAQGAVDCGAKRIIGIDNNETKFGPGKDFGCTEFINPSKDLPEGKTIQQHLVDITDGGVDYSFECIGNVNVMRAALECCHKGWGVSTIVGVAPAGAEISTRPFQLVTGRVWKGSAFGGVKSRSQLPSIIDKYMDKKLKVDEYVTFTYPLNEINTAFDVMHEGKSLRSVVNL; this is encoded by the exons atgagcACAG AAGGTAAAGTTATTACATGTAAAGCAGCAGTGGCTTGGGAAGCCAAGAAACCATTGGTAATTGAAGATATTGAAGTTCAACCACCACAAAAAGGTGAA gtcagaattaaaattttatatactGGTGTTTGTCATACAGATTCATATACATTAAGTGGTAGTGATCCAGAAGGTATTTTTCCATGTATTTTAGGACATGAAGGTGGTGGTATTGTTGAGAGTATTGGTGAAGGTGTTACAAGTGTTAAAGTTGGTGATCATGTAATTCCTTTATACATTCCAGAATGTGGAACATGTAAATTCTGTACAAGCAACAAGACTAATCTTTGTTCAAAGATTCGTATCACTCAAGGTAAAGGTCAAATGCCAGATGGTACCACAAGATTCAAATGCAAGGGTAAGGAAATCTTCCACTTTATGGGCACAAGCACTTTCTCACAATACACTGTTCTCCCAGAGATTAGTTGTTGTGTCGTTAGAGAGGATGCACCATTGGATAAGGTTTGTTTGTTGGGTTGTGGCATTACCACTGGTTTCGGTGCCGCCAAAATCACAGCAAAAGTCGAAGAAGGCTCAACCGTTGCCATCTTTGGTTTGGGTGCAGTTGGTTTGAGTGTCGCCCAAGGTGCTGTCGATTGCGGTGCCAAACGTATCATTGGtatagataataatgaaactaAATTTGGACCAGGTAAAGATTTTGGTTGTACAGAATTCATCAATCCATCAAAAGATTTACCAGAGGGCAAAACCATTCAACAACATTTGGTCGATATCACCGATGGTGGTGTCGATTATTCATTCGAATGTATAGGTAATGTCAATGTAATGAGAGCCGCTTTGGAATGTTGTCATAAAGGTTGGGGTGTTTCAACCATTGTTGGTGTTGCTCCTGCTGGTGCTGAAATTTCAACTCGTCCATTCCAATTGGTAACCGGTCGTGTTTGGAAAGGTTCTGCTTTTGGTGGTGTAAAAAGTCGTTCTCAACTCCCATCAATCATTGATAAATATATGgataagaaattaaaagttgatgAATATGTTACCTTTACATAtccattaaatgaaattaatactGCATTTGATGTTATGCATGAAGGTAAAAG tCTCCGTTCAGTTGTAAACCtctag